A portion of the Pseudomonas sp. PSE14 genome contains these proteins:
- a CDS encoding RidA family protein: MNIERFGVVQRRAEMVLHAHTLYIGGQVASDTSADIEGQTLEVLLGIERLLESVGGDRTHLLTVRILLARREDYAGLNRVWDAFFPFGHAPARACTLAELIDPAWRVEMIATAALPNR; encoded by the coding sequence ATGAACATAGAACGCTTTGGTGTGGTACAGCGCCGCGCCGAAATGGTCCTGCACGCCCACACCCTCTACATCGGTGGGCAGGTCGCCAGCGACACCAGCGCCGATATCGAAGGCCAGACCCTCGAGGTACTGCTCGGGATTGAACGACTGCTGGAAAGTGTCGGCGGCGACCGCACGCATCTGCTGACGGTGCGCATCCTGCTGGCCCGCCGCGAGGACTACGCCGGGCTCAATCGCGTGTGGGACGCCTTCTTCCCCTTCGGCCACGCCCCGGCCCGCGCCTGCACCCTGGCAGAACTGATCGATCCGGCATGGCGCGTCGAGATGATCGCCACCGCCGCCCTGCCCAATCGCTGA